One stretch of Paenibacillus sp. AN1007 DNA includes these proteins:
- a CDS encoding MerR family transcriptional regulator, with amino-acid sequence MHPNEMLSISAFSKLSEVSRKTLIYYDRIGLFKPAYVADNGYRYYSHSQFETIGVIHIFKELGMSLEEIQQHLGERSPETTLQLLRKQEENLQLQIAKLTQAKQMIMQRAQNIEQSMHLDTSQMHVIWQPKTPLLLSRHIYSSKQEFSEELWEDFRVRLDKEHAPLGYPGGIIIPKADLLRKDGDMISHMYSYMTTQHHEQAYMPEGFYLVSYARADYGDTKKFFPQIFDYIEKKQYVIKGDAYEDYMQDEIVLQHAEDYLVRVMVHIEEPGDKEDIT; translated from the coding sequence ATGCATCCGAATGAAATGCTGTCCATTAGTGCTTTTTCCAAGCTGTCCGAGGTTTCACGCAAAACCCTCATTTACTACGACCGCATCGGTCTGTTCAAACCTGCCTATGTAGCGGATAACGGTTATCGATATTACAGTCACAGCCAGTTTGAAACGATCGGCGTTATTCATATTTTCAAAGAGCTCGGCATGTCCCTGGAGGAAATTCAGCAGCATCTCGGTGAGCGTTCACCGGAAACCACCCTTCAACTGCTGCGTAAACAGGAGGAAAATCTGCAGCTGCAGATTGCCAAACTGACTCAGGCCAAACAAATGATTATGCAGCGTGCGCAAAATATAGAGCAATCCATGCATCTGGACACCAGCCAAATGCATGTCATCTGGCAGCCTAAAACCCCCTTGCTGCTGAGCCGACATATCTATTCATCCAAACAAGAGTTTTCAGAAGAGCTCTGGGAGGACTTTCGGGTACGTCTGGACAAGGAACATGCACCGCTCGGTTATCCCGGCGGCATCATCATTCCCAAAGCTGATCTGCTAAGAAAGGATGGAGACATGATCTCCCATATGTACAGCTATATGACTACCCAGCATCATGAACAGGCATATATGCCGGAGGGATTCTATCTGGTGTCTTATGCAAGAGCTGACTACGGAGATACCAAGAAGTTTTTCCCACAAATCTTTGATTATATCGAGAAGAAACAGTACGTCATTAAAGGTGATGCTTACGAGGATTACATGCAGGATGAGATTGTACTGCAGCATGCGGAGGATTATCTGGTTCGGGTTATGGTGCATATTGAGGAACCCGGTGACAAAGAAGATATAACCTGA
- a CDS encoding glycosyltransferase, translating to MKVLIVSRGNGFGHAKRDLLVAKRLMQLNHKVIIASYSSGLHYLQRVYSGDLIDLELPSAGSSAERTRKLLDLISRTQPDGIVVDEELLVLPLAQSLGIPTCFITNWLEDEQETLGYLQMADQIAIVDQQEHWMFPTSDSIWEKLHFVGPVVEVPERTAAREKKIVITSGSATIVDVPFFKRAIADLKGETDHIKLVYSGTLTKSLQRLGDETTQFIADPSSFMDEVRDSSLVVCRGGHTTLWELASLGIPAIAVPRREEVNRSNIVYARQMGERGYIRWLEESDMDQGLIAAYAGEILRGVTQLRTYAYDGAALDHLTSCILESFSLHLAEKPL from the coding sequence ATGAAGGTACTTATCGTATCACGTGGAAACGGATTTGGACATGCAAAGCGCGATCTGCTGGTCGCCAAACGGCTCATGCAGTTGAATCACAAGGTCATTATTGCGTCCTATTCCTCCGGACTTCACTATTTACAGAGGGTATATTCAGGTGATCTGATTGATCTGGAACTGCCTTCGGCTGGCAGCAGTGCCGAAAGAACACGGAAACTGCTGGACCTCATCAGCCGCACGCAGCCCGATGGCATCGTGGTAGATGAGGAACTGCTTGTACTTCCCCTCGCCCAAAGTCTGGGTATTCCAACCTGCTTCATTACGAACTGGCTGGAAGACGAACAGGAGACGCTGGGTTATCTGCAAATGGCGGACCAAATTGCGATTGTCGATCAGCAGGAGCACTGGATGTTCCCGACATCGGACTCGATTTGGGAGAAGCTGCACTTTGTAGGCCCGGTGGTCGAAGTGCCTGAACGGACAGCGGCCAGAGAGAAGAAGATTGTCATCACGTCAGGCTCGGCGACGATTGTGGACGTTCCTTTTTTCAAAAGAGCGATAGCAGACTTAAAAGGGGAAACCGATCATATCAAGCTGGTGTACAGCGGTACATTGACGAAATCACTGCAGCGGCTGGGAGATGAAACGACGCAGTTTATCGCCGACCCAAGCTCTTTTATGGATGAAGTGAGAGACAGCTCGCTGGTGGTGTGCAGGGGGGGGCATACGACGTTATGGGAATTGGCTTCGCTGGGTATCCCAGCTATCGCTGTTCCCCGGCGGGAAGAGGTGAATCGCAGCAATATTGTATATGCACGGCAGATGGGGGAGAGAGGTTACATCCGCTGGCTGGAGGAATCCGACATGGATCAGGGTTTGATCGCTGCTTATGCCGGTGAGATTTTGCGTGGTGTGACACAGCTTAGAACGTATGCTTATGATGGGGCGGCACTGGATCATCTGACCTCTTGTATTCTGGAAAGCTTTTCGCTTCACCTTGCGGAGAAGCCGTTATGA
- a CDS encoding ABC transporter ATP-binding protein, with protein sequence MDNIQYGRTIKRLLTYFKYYKFRTTLALILVLVSSAVSVASAAFLRLLIDDFITPLLGNQNPVFDALLQALIILAVIYAAGVISTFVTKRLMITVSQQIMKRIRDRLFDHMQKLPIKYFDRKAHGDIMSHYTNDVDTLNMMLTDGLPQLLSTVVTVVVVLGTMLYLDVPLTIVVVLGALAMLWVTKVVGTKATEHFFKQQESIGVVDGYIEEIIHGQKVVQIFGREQKAMEQFAHLNNRLFDDSATANKYSNILMPINENLSTLIYVLVAIAGGAMAISGWNAGLSLGIIAAFLSLSRNFTMPIAEISSQVSMFVVAVAGAQRIFNMMDEQPEADKGRVTLEKNQYLSGWVWKLENGTSVVLKGKVEFKGVSFTYDGKKQVLQNMTLYAMPGQKLAFVGATGAGKTTVANLLNRFYDITEGEIIYDGINIQRIRKTDLRRSLGIVLQDTHLFSGTVAENIRYGRLEASDDEVIQAAKLSYAASFIERLPDGYETRLDGSGSGLSQGQSQLLAIARAAIANPPVMILDEATSSIDTRTEALVQKGMDNLMQGRTVFVIAHRLSTVRNSDAIMVLEHGKIKERGDHKQLLAAKGTYYQLYTGAFEWD encoded by the coding sequence ATGGATAACATTCAATATGGCCGGACGATAAAACGTCTGCTAACCTACTTTAAATATTACAAATTCAGAACGACACTAGCGCTGATCCTGGTGCTGGTGAGTTCTGCCGTCTCTGTTGCTTCAGCGGCCTTTCTGCGATTGCTGATTGATGACTTTATTACGCCATTGCTCGGAAATCAGAATCCAGTGTTTGATGCCTTGTTACAGGCTTTAATTATTCTGGCTGTGATCTATGCTGCTGGAGTCATCAGTACGTTTGTCACGAAAAGGCTGATGATTACCGTCTCACAGCAGATTATGAAGAGGATTCGTGACCGCTTATTCGATCACATGCAGAAGCTTCCGATTAAATATTTTGACCGTAAAGCTCACGGGGATATTATGAGTCATTACACGAACGATGTGGATACGCTGAACATGATGCTGACGGATGGATTGCCCCAGCTGTTGTCCACTGTCGTGACGGTTGTAGTCGTTCTTGGTACGATGCTGTATCTGGATGTACCATTAACGATTGTGGTTGTGCTAGGTGCACTTGCCATGCTCTGGGTTACCAAAGTCGTGGGTACTAAGGCAACCGAGCACTTCTTCAAGCAGCAGGAATCGATCGGTGTGGTGGATGGATATATCGAGGAGATTATTCATGGGCAGAAAGTGGTGCAGATATTCGGTCGCGAGCAAAAAGCGATGGAACAATTTGCCCACCTGAATAATAGATTATTTGACGACTCGGCGACAGCTAACAAATATTCGAATATCCTCATGCCAATCAATGAGAATCTGTCCACATTAATCTATGTGCTTGTGGCTATTGCGGGCGGAGCTATGGCGATCTCAGGCTGGAACGCCGGTCTGAGTCTGGGAATTATCGCAGCTTTTCTGAGTTTATCCCGTAATTTCACGATGCCGATTGCCGAAATCTCCTCGCAGGTCAGCATGTTTGTCGTAGCTGTTGCAGGGGCTCAGCGGATATTTAACATGATGGATGAACAGCCTGAGGCAGATAAAGGCCGCGTGACGTTGGAAAAAAATCAGTATCTGTCCGGATGGGTCTGGAAACTGGAGAATGGCACAAGCGTTGTTCTGAAAGGCAAAGTGGAGTTTAAGGGTGTCAGTTTTACGTATGACGGAAAGAAACAAGTGCTCCAGAATATGACGTTGTATGCCATGCCTGGGCAGAAGCTTGCGTTTGTAGGTGCAACGGGTGCGGGCAAGACTACTGTCGCCAACCTGCTCAATCGTTTTTATGATATTACAGAAGGCGAGATCATCTATGACGGCATTAATATTCAGCGTATTCGAAAAACGGATTTGCGGCGTTCGTTGGGCATTGTGCTGCAGGATACCCATCTGTTCTCGGGTACGGTCGCTGAGAACATTCGATATGGAAGGCTGGAGGCGAGTGACGATGAGGTGATCCAGGCGGCGAAGCTGTCGTATGCGGCGAGTTTTATCGAACGGCTGCCTGACGGGTATGAGACCCGGCTTGATGGCAGCGGCAGCGGACTGTCACAGGGGCAGAGTCAACTGCTGGCGATTGCCCGAGCGGCAATTGCCAATCCGCCTGTCATGATTCTGGATGAAGCAACATCATCCATCGATACACGTACAGAAGCATTAGTTCAGAAGGGGATGGATAATCTGATGCAGGGTCGAACCGTGTTTGTGATCGCCCATCGCTTATCAACTGTACGAAATTCCGACGCCATTATGGTGCTGGAGCACGGCAAGATCAAGGAACGTGGTGACCACAAACAGCTGCTGGCGGCGAAAGGTACGTATTATCAATTGTATACTGGAGCTTTTGAGTGGGATTAA
- a CDS encoding ABC transporter ATP-binding protein encodes MWLTKVKNKRKLLPWIAFALSVTLFKGILPAVRIFLFGYAVQQVISGVDLDRMILLMAWFAAATIGEKVMDSLYGIALEGLRVHMGRAAKELYIDQYNKVPYQKLLDASFSESAEKAANGLDRGHRVLTLALDVLSAAVTLISLGTALWFVTKIGCLVMMVTFAFVVFKQYKLGRQMFNVENQLSGHRIRENYYRSTVMDFQLGRERKLFGYSPYIVSLWKNTFTDISKTNQSFLLTSQKTSGLMQIGQLLLISVAYMVSILTASSSIGGLIIAFQLIDELLGKANAFVLELRMFTSELLTASNLSRFLAAETADQVETSAKEADKEIELNGVGFSYPNHSKPVLTDVNMYFRSGELVGLVGENGAGKTTLCNLICGLLEPAEGEIWVDGKRSLHTDRLGAVSAAYADFARFPLSVQQNVGLDREWSTAAQRLVQDITERSGDKRLGAGYTDGTELSGGQWQRVAVARAMANTRKMLILDEPTAAMDPVMEESVVRSVKQFAAEGRAALLIAHRVSTVMHCDRVYVMADGHIVQEGAPLRLLEEDGVFREMYGAQVALLRKQGAAASVG; translated from the coding sequence ATGTGGTTGACCAAGGTAAAGAACAAACGAAAGTTATTACCATGGATTGCGTTCGCTCTGTCCGTGACGCTGTTCAAAGGGATACTGCCCGCCGTTCGCATTTTTTTATTCGGTTATGCTGTGCAGCAGGTCATTTCCGGAGTAGATCTCGATCGTATGATTCTGCTGATGGCCTGGTTCGCGGCAGCAACCATCGGTGAGAAAGTGATGGATTCGTTATACGGTATTGCACTGGAGGGACTTCGTGTTCACATGGGCCGAGCTGCCAAAGAGCTGTATATCGATCAATATAATAAAGTACCTTATCAGAAACTTCTTGATGCGTCCTTTTCCGAATCAGCAGAGAAGGCAGCGAACGGTCTGGATCGTGGACATCGCGTTCTCACATTGGCCCTGGATGTTTTGAGTGCCGCAGTAACCTTAATCAGCTTGGGTACAGCGTTGTGGTTTGTCACGAAAATTGGGTGTCTGGTGATGATGGTAACCTTTGCTTTTGTTGTATTCAAACAATATAAGCTGGGTCGTCAGATGTTTAACGTGGAGAATCAGCTGTCGGGTCATCGTATCCGTGAAAATTATTACCGCAGCACCGTTATGGATTTTCAACTGGGCAGGGAACGCAAGCTGTTTGGATATTCCCCTTATATCGTGAGTCTGTGGAAAAATACATTTACGGACATCAGCAAGACCAATCAATCTTTTCTACTAACCTCCCAAAAGACATCAGGACTGATGCAGATCGGTCAGCTTCTGCTCATCTCTGTGGCTTACATGGTATCGATTCTGACGGCCAGTTCTTCAATAGGCGGTTTAATCATCGCCTTTCAACTGATTGATGAATTGCTTGGCAAAGCCAATGCATTCGTGCTGGAGCTGCGCATGTTTACTAGTGAATTACTCACCGCATCCAATCTCTCTCGTTTTTTGGCTGCAGAAACAGCAGATCAAGTCGAGACCTCTGCCAAGGAAGCGGACAAAGAAATTGAACTGAATGGAGTTGGATTTTCCTATCCGAATCACAGCAAGCCTGTATTGACCGATGTAAATATGTATTTTCGATCCGGTGAGCTTGTCGGGCTGGTGGGAGAGAATGGGGCTGGAAAAACAACACTGTGCAATCTGATCTGCGGTCTGCTTGAGCCCGCCGAAGGTGAGATTTGGGTCGACGGAAAACGCAGTCTGCATACGGACAGGCTGGGAGCGGTTTCCGCTGCCTATGCTGATTTCGCCAGATTCCCGCTGAGTGTGCAGCAGAATGTTGGACTTGATCGAGAGTGGAGTACTGCTGCACAGCGGCTTGTACAGGATATCACCGAGCGGAGCGGAGATAAACGGCTGGGTGCAGGATATACAGATGGAACCGAGTTATCGGGTGGACAGTGGCAGCGCGTGGCGGTTGCCCGGGCGATGGCGAATACCCGGAAGATGCTGATCCTGGATGAACCTACGGCTGCGATGGACCCGGTCATGGAAGAAAGTGTTGTTCGGAGTGTCAAGCAGTTCGCAGCGGAGGGCAGAGCAGCACTGCTGATTGCACACCGGGTCAGCACCGTAATGCATTGTGACAGGGTGTATGTGATGGCTGATGGGCACATTGTTCAGGAAGGCGCGCCTTTGCGGCTGCTTGAGGAAGATGGGGTATTCCGTGAAATGTACGGTGCACAGGTTGCTCTGCTGCGCAAACAGGGAGCGGCTGCTTCTGTCGGGTGA
- a CDS encoding ABC transporter ATP-binding protein, producing the protein MVRKLLQSVREYKKNTWLTPLFLLGEVAMEVIIPLFMAELIDQGITGGQMDQVTKYGLILVLFALVSLVFGALAGKHSAIAMSGFGKNLRYDLFRHVQHLSYSNMDKFSTSGIVTRLTTDITHVQNAFLMIIRIAFRSPVMMIFATIMTYRISPSIASWFMIVIPVLAIGMVIIMKYSFPVFERAFDSYDDLNKVVQENVRGIRVVKSYVREEREVSKFQAVSQRIFAQMAKAERILSYELPLMQIVMYAVMLMISWIGAKLVVGGNMTTGELTSLFAYSMQILMSLMTLGIVVIMVAIARASAGRINELLSEQPDITSPESPVTELHNGEIEFRNVSFRYSGKAENYALSGINLRMASGQTIGIIGAAGSAKSTLVQLIPRLYDASEGEVLVSGVNVKEYDLSLLRSQVAMVLQKNVLFEGTIKENLRWGNEHAADEELIEACKAAQAHEFISTFPDGYDTHLAQGGTNVSGGQKQRLCIARALLKKPKILILDDSTSAVDTRTDALIRNVFKESIPDTTKIIIAQRIASVEDADQIVILDEGRMVDIGTHQELLGRNTIYQEAYYTQTKGGEALDG; encoded by the coding sequence ATGGTAAGAAAATTACTGCAAAGTGTACGCGAATATAAAAAGAATACATGGCTGACGCCCTTGTTTTTACTTGGCGAAGTGGCCATGGAAGTCATTATTCCGCTGTTTATGGCTGAATTGATCGACCAGGGGATCACTGGGGGTCAGATGGATCAGGTGACCAAGTACGGCTTGATTCTGGTGTTGTTTGCCCTGGTGTCTCTGGTCTTTGGAGCACTGGCGGGTAAGCATTCTGCGATTGCAATGTCGGGGTTTGGCAAAAATCTGCGTTATGACTTGTTCCGTCATGTGCAGCATCTGTCGTACTCCAATATGGATAAATTCTCAACCTCAGGGATCGTTACCAGGCTGACGACAGATATTACGCACGTGCAAAATGCATTTCTGATGATTATCCGCATTGCCTTCCGCAGTCCGGTGATGATGATTTTTGCAACGATTATGACGTATCGCATCAGCCCATCCATTGCTTCTTGGTTCATGATTGTGATCCCTGTGCTGGCCATTGGCATGGTCATCATCATGAAGTATTCTTTTCCGGTATTTGAGCGTGCCTTTGACAGTTACGATGATCTCAATAAAGTTGTGCAGGAAAATGTACGCGGCATTCGGGTCGTGAAATCGTATGTACGAGAAGAGCGTGAGGTATCCAAGTTTCAGGCCGTATCCCAGCGAATATTTGCACAGATGGCTAAGGCAGAACGCATTCTGTCGTATGAACTTCCACTGATGCAAATTGTCATGTATGCCGTGATGCTGATGATCTCATGGATTGGCGCGAAACTGGTTGTGGGCGGAAACATGACCACCGGGGAGCTTACGAGTTTATTCGCGTATTCCATGCAAATTCTAATGAGTTTGATGACCTTGGGCATCGTTGTCATTATGGTTGCCATTGCTCGTGCTTCGGCGGGACGGATTAATGAACTGTTAAGTGAACAGCCGGACATTACCAGTCCGGAGTCACCCGTTACAGAGCTGCACAACGGGGAAATCGAATTCCGCAATGTGTCCTTCCGTTACTCAGGCAAAGCCGAGAATTATGCCCTGTCTGGCATCAATCTGAGAATGGCTTCGGGACAGACGATTGGCATTATTGGAGCTGCGGGCAGTGCAAAATCCACCTTGGTGCAGCTGATTCCACGTCTGTATGATGCCAGTGAGGGCGAAGTGCTTGTCAGTGGAGTCAATGTGAAGGAGTACGATCTAAGTTTGCTTCGCAGTCAGGTTGCGATGGTATTGCAAAAAAACGTCCTGTTTGAAGGCACGATTAAGGAGAATCTGCGTTGGGGCAATGAACATGCTGCCGATGAAGAGTTGATTGAAGCGTGCAAAGCAGCACAGGCACATGAGTTTATTTCCACGTTTCCGGATGGATATGACACTCATTTGGCACAAGGCGGTACGAACGTTTCGGGAGGTCAGAAGCAGAGGCTATGTATTGCCAGAGCTTTACTCAAAAAACCGAAGATTCTGATTCTGGATGATTCCACCAGTGCCGTAGATACACGGACCGACGCGTTAATCCGCAACGTCTTCAAGGAAAGCATACCGGATACAACCAAAATTATTATTGCCCAGCGTATTGCATCTGTGGAAGATGCCGATCAGATTGTCATTCTGGATGAAGGCAGGATGGTAGATATCGGAACCCATCAGGAACTGCTGGGCAGAAATACAATTTATCAAGAGGCTTATTATACACAGACGAAAGGCGGTGAAGCACTAGATGGATAA
- a CDS encoding glycosyltransferase, which yields MTKGVTVIIPTYNHSELLERTLVCLKHQEADTSLFEVIVCDDGSSDDTKDVACSFEADLDLRYCYQKDLGFRAGTARNMGLHLAKHEICVYLDTGVLIGADLILNVIQFHRCHEHTIGLGTVHGMNQKDDQHPLAKYLQSIASSEHPEACLRNPMLKAYPDSRQTQFDFYENDLDRSAAPWTMFWTSMVSVETRLLRQVGGFDESFHGWGHEDLELGYRLWKAGLHFRADPSLRALHLPHEQFNPVEMTSRKNHLHFVKLHQELPVELSYVNKNFIFEMLLGQFNAADRYLTQNYDDLDPALFELHEGGRRLAVGYLTPEFVSRLNITDVFACNQRNAEMIRAAKPDVHTSYKAGFVNFCEDDTYQTAIITDVWKVIPITLLIVLLDEILRIAKRVYLLDTADIELEQLPIAGDHLPTGFQTACVGGTGITKLYSISRLARQLDAEVNNL from the coding sequence ATGACCAAGGGTGTCACCGTCATTATTCCTACATATAATCACTCCGAATTGTTGGAAAGAACGCTAGTATGCCTGAAGCATCAGGAGGCAGACACATCTTTATTTGAGGTCATTGTATGTGATGATGGTTCAAGTGATGATACCAAGGATGTCGCCTGTTCCTTTGAAGCTGATTTGGATCTGCGATACTGCTACCAGAAGGATCTGGGGTTTCGGGCAGGAACGGCGAGAAATATGGGACTGCATCTGGCTAAACATGAGATATGTGTATACTTGGATACCGGTGTATTGATCGGCGCGGATCTTATTCTTAATGTCATTCAATTTCATCGTTGTCACGAACATACGATTGGACTCGGCACGGTTCATGGCATGAATCAAAAGGATGACCAGCATCCGCTTGCGAAATACTTGCAATCCATAGCCTCCTCGGAGCATCCGGAGGCATGCTTGCGGAATCCCATGCTGAAGGCTTACCCCGATTCCAGACAAACACAGTTTGATTTTTATGAAAATGATCTGGATCGCAGTGCTGCTCCATGGACGATGTTTTGGACAAGCATGGTCTCTGTGGAAACCCGTCTGCTGAGACAGGTGGGCGGATTCGATGAATCTTTCCACGGCTGGGGGCACGAGGATCTGGAATTGGGTTATCGCCTCTGGAAGGCAGGATTGCATTTCCGGGCAGACCCTTCACTCCGTGCGCTGCATCTGCCACATGAGCAGTTTAATCCGGTAGAGATGACAAGCCGAAAGAATCATCTTCACTTTGTGAAGCTGCATCAGGAGCTTCCGGTGGAGCTGTCCTATGTGAATAAAAACTTTATTTTTGAAATGCTGCTTGGACAGTTTAATGCCGCGGATCGATATCTAACGCAAAATTATGATGATCTTGATCCAGCCTTATTTGAATTACATGAAGGAGGCAGGCGATTAGCCGTGGGGTATTTAACTCCGGAGTTCGTAAGCAGGCTGAACATTACAGATGTATTTGCCTGCAATCAGCGTAACGCCGAGATGATCCGTGCAGCGAAACCAGACGTTCACACCAGTTACAAAGCAGGGTTCGTCAATTTCTGTGAAGATGATACGTATCAAACGGCAATTATTACGGATGTATGGAAAGTCATTCCGATCACCTTGTTAATTGTACTGCTGGATGAGATACTGCGAATTGCCAAGCGGGTATATCTGCTGGATACGGCAGATATAGAGCTTGAACAGCTGCCGATTGCTGGCGATCACCTTCCAACCGGATTTCAGACTGCGTGTGTAGGGGGTACGGGAATAACGAAATTATACAGCATATCGAGACTGGCCCGGCAGCTGGATGCCGAGGTGAACAACCTGTGA
- a CDS encoding DUF4256 domain-containing protein encodes MTMNSIENEKDLSPEQRDELFKALKTRFEKNMSRHPDLEWVNIEAKLEAHPDKLWSLHEMEKTGGEPDVVELDRETGEYIFVDCSAESPKGRRSVCYDQAALDARKENKPKHSAVQMCIEMGIELLDETQYRELQQLGNFDLKTSSWVITPENIRQRGGAVFCDRRYDTVFMYHNGAESYYAARGFRGLLRV; translated from the coding sequence ATGACCATGAACTCCATTGAAAATGAAAAAGATCTGTCACCGGAACAGCGTGATGAATTGTTCAAGGCATTAAAGACCCGTTTTGAGAAGAATATGAGTCGCCATCCCGATCTGGAATGGGTTAACATTGAGGCCAAACTCGAAGCGCACCCCGATAAACTGTGGTCGCTCCACGAGATGGAGAAAACAGGCGGCGAACCGGATGTCGTCGAGCTTGACAGGGAGACAGGTGAATATATCTTTGTCGACTGTTCAGCAGAGAGCCCTAAAGGCCGTCGCAGTGTGTGTTATGATCAGGCTGCACTGGATGCACGCAAAGAGAACAAACCTAAGCATAGCGCTGTTCAAATGTGCATCGAGATGGGCATTGAGCTTTTGGATGAGACCCAGTATCGTGAACTGCAGCAGCTGGGGAACTTTGATCTTAAAACATCCAGTTGGGTGATTACCCCTGAAAATATTAGGCAGCGGGGTGGAGCTGTTTTTTGCGACCGCCGTTACGATACCGTGTTTATGTACCATAACGGTGCGGAGTCCTACTACGCTGCAAGAGGTTTCCGAGGTTTGTTAAGGGTGTAA
- a CDS encoding glycosyltransferase → MNVTVIIPVYGKPDVLHLTLQALAGQHYSDFSVYLIDQGGSIPFEQFRDAFEDKLCIHYMDTPAHTTVSDKRNRAIRDSTGDVVIFLDADTIVCAGFVGEHVAMQRAGHDMVIGYIYGKKGMHREELHYEGELELEAFMSWFEHESGRIPDEREKYYEPVMDQLMQLPWPWAVFWSGNISVSRTALQRAGGFDHRFSGWGMEDIEVGYRLVQSGYALTLSRSAWAVHVPHEVDEAERMRNQAANARMFMRKYPSIEIELFLLKMHDWKKDAAAAVNKGQRDWSDQDYTFQAVMQTVTSTYGTHFLLVGYDARLFALSQVSTLIDPREPKELKQDLMNVPGKKVYRLAGSCMPFEASSFDGCIITPVWTMYRPELIFHLFMEALRTSHVCYCVSPKTEIMPLLAVIAALKKMGRDIEYSIMDVMNTTMKLVTCIDHGIAQVQEGGMLDDQGCHRHYSYI, encoded by the coding sequence ATGAACGTGACCGTCATCATCCCGGTGTACGGCAAACCGGACGTGCTGCATCTGACGCTGCAGGCGCTGGCCGGGCAGCATTATTCGGACTTCTCCGTTTACCTGATTGATCAGGGGGGATCCATTCCTTTTGAACAGTTCAGAGATGCTTTTGAAGACAAGCTGTGTATTCATTACATGGATACCCCTGCACATACGACCGTGTCGGACAAACGTAATAGAGCTATACGTGACTCTACCGGGGATGTTGTTATTTTTCTAGATGCAGATACGATTGTATGTGCGGGGTTTGTTGGTGAACATGTAGCGATGCAGCGTGCTGGACACGACATGGTGATCGGCTACATCTACGGGAAGAAGGGGATGCATCGGGAAGAGCTGCATTATGAGGGAGAGCTGGAGCTTGAAGCTTTTATGAGCTGGTTCGAGCATGAATCTGGGCGCATACCCGATGAGCGGGAGAAATATTATGAGCCGGTGATGGATCAACTGATGCAGCTGCCGTGGCCTTGGGCCGTATTCTGGTCAGGTAACATCTCTGTTTCCCGAACAGCGTTACAGCGTGCAGGCGGATTTGATCACAGATTCAGCGGTTGGGGAATGGAAGACATAGAAGTTGGCTACAGACTTGTGCAATCTGGGTATGCATTAACGTTAAGCCGGTCAGCCTGGGCAGTACATGTACCGCATGAGGTGGACGAGGCAGAACGAATGCGCAATCAGGCGGCCAATGCCAGAATGTTCATGCGAAAATACCCTTCCATCGAGATTGAGCTGTTTCTCCTGAAGATGCATGATTGGAAGAAAGATGCAGCCGCAGCAGTTAACAAGGGACAGCGCGATTGGTCAGACCAGGACTATACATTTCAAGCCGTTATGCAGACGGTCACTTCAACCTATGGAACCCACTTTTTATTGGTAGGGTATGATGCGAGGCTGTTTGCCTTATCTCAGGTGAGCACACTGATTGATCCCCGAGAGCCGAAGGAATTGAAGCAAGATCTGATGAACGTTCCTGGAAAAAAGGTTTACAGACTTGCCGGCAGCTGCATGCCGTTTGAAGCATCCTCTTTTGATGGCTGTATTATTACTCCTGTGTGGACGATGTACAGACCAGAATTAATCTTTCACCTGTTCATGGAAGCGTTGAGAACATCGCATGTGTGTTACTGCGTCAGCCCGAAGACGGAGATCATGCCTCTGCTTGCAGTCATTGCTGCCTTGAAAAAGATGGGCAGAGACATCGAATACAGCATTATGGACGTGATGAATACGACCATGAAACTCGTCACCTGTATAGACCATGGGATCGCTCAAGTTCAGGAAGGAGGCATGTTAGATGACCAAGGGTGTCACCGTCATTATTCCTACATATAA